One part of the Microbacterium aurugineum genome encodes these proteins:
- a CDS encoding carbohydrate ABC transporter permease: MTAYSPDVVALRRAKARRRGELVQLSATLPALLWFLVFTTGPLVSLFYFSTVNWRGLIAPRTPAGLDNFVRLVNDPVVWLATGNTILQLVVTLPIVVIGAFMIAYYLNLKPRGHRFVRALMFTPVLLSASALAMVFVGVFAPQGMINGFLDALGLDQLARPWLANGDSAMWAIIIVTIWCSMSVSAIMLAARLNSIDASVFEAAEIDGCGHFRRIWSIAWPMCREFVGVVTMLQFLWTLFSSAAVVLLLTKGGPGNATATLSFLVYDFAFNQSKVGYSQAVAVVLFIVGVAGILVIRRAFRQKY; this comes from the coding sequence ATGACCGCTTACTCCCCCGACGTCGTCGCCCTCCGACGCGCGAAGGCCCGACGACGTGGCGAGCTCGTGCAGCTGTCGGCCACGCTTCCGGCACTGCTGTGGTTCCTGGTCTTCACGACCGGACCCCTGGTCAGCCTCTTCTACTTCTCGACCGTGAACTGGCGCGGTCTGATCGCCCCGCGCACACCGGCCGGGCTCGACAACTTCGTACGCCTGGTGAACGACCCCGTGGTGTGGCTGGCGACGGGCAACACGATCCTCCAGCTCGTGGTCACGCTGCCGATCGTCGTCATCGGCGCGTTCATGATCGCCTACTACCTGAACCTCAAGCCCCGCGGACATCGCTTCGTGCGTGCGCTCATGTTCACGCCCGTGCTGCTCTCTGCATCCGCCCTGGCGATGGTCTTCGTGGGCGTTTTCGCCCCGCAGGGCATGATCAATGGGTTCCTCGACGCGCTTGGTCTCGACCAGCTCGCGCGCCCGTGGCTCGCCAACGGCGACAGCGCCATGTGGGCGATCATCATCGTCACGATCTGGTGCAGCATGTCAGTTTCGGCAATCATGCTCGCCGCCCGTCTCAACTCGATCGACGCCTCGGTGTTCGAAGCCGCCGAGATCGACGGATGCGGGCACTTCCGCCGCATATGGAGCATCGCCTGGCCGATGTGCCGCGAGTTCGTCGGCGTCGTCACGATGCTGCAGTTCCTGTGGACCCTGTTCTCCTCTGCAGCCGTCGTGCTGCTGCTGACGAAGGGCGGGCCAGGCAACGCCACCGCCACGCTGTCGTTCCTCGTGTACGACTTCGCCTTCAACCAGTCGAAGGTCGGCTACAGCCAGGCCGTCGCGGTCGTGCTGTTCATCGTCGGCGTGGCCGGCATCCTCGTGATCCGCCGGGCGTTCCGGCAGAAGTACTGA
- a CDS encoding ABC transporter substrate-binding protein — protein MQKRVSIPLAGASAFVLAAALGGCASSEPSSPDRIVVQTNWTAGQAQNEPLFDAFEAFTEETGIEVKVLESGDNLNQVYETSLLAGEEADVLLVGLLEKQLDWAINGAVVPVNNYIEEWGIADRIPDDALVDWTDAEDNIRAFPYSGFTWPWWYNTDLLAEAGIDAVPTTTDELIDATEKLRAAGIAPVVLGGIDWSGQKIFLQFLEMFLSTEEAKQVYAEGATCDNPDAMKGIELLVELRNAGVFVDGVEGYTADQAQAAYLDGQAAIAPLGSWAYPSASEELAAATVLGGLPVAEGAPFDKPLAYRGSTSAGWWISPNGQEKIGSVEKLITYMYGNDVLKGILDEGGVIPVADFGGDTSGVTSPLLAQSLTELPESVDFPVMPDIYVPADVSNPMYRATSVAFTPGTDAATICKTVDDIYVAAK, from the coding sequence GTGCAGAAGCGCGTGTCCATCCCCCTGGCAGGTGCCAGCGCGTTCGTGCTCGCCGCGGCCCTCGGCGGCTGCGCGAGCAGCGAGCCGTCGTCGCCTGACCGGATCGTCGTCCAGACCAACTGGACCGCCGGCCAGGCGCAGAATGAGCCGCTGTTCGACGCCTTCGAGGCGTTCACCGAAGAGACCGGCATCGAGGTCAAGGTGCTCGAGTCGGGAGACAACCTCAACCAGGTGTACGAGACGTCCCTCCTCGCCGGGGAAGAAGCCGACGTGCTGCTGGTCGGACTCCTCGAGAAGCAACTCGACTGGGCGATCAACGGTGCCGTCGTGCCCGTGAACAACTACATCGAAGAGTGGGGCATCGCCGACCGCATCCCCGACGACGCACTGGTCGACTGGACCGACGCCGAAGACAACATCCGTGCCTTCCCCTACTCCGGCTTCACGTGGCCGTGGTGGTACAACACCGATCTGCTGGCCGAGGCCGGTATCGATGCCGTGCCGACCACGACCGACGAGCTCATCGACGCCACTGAGAAGCTGCGCGCCGCGGGTATCGCACCCGTCGTGCTCGGCGGCATCGACTGGTCGGGCCAGAAGATCTTCCTGCAGTTCCTGGAGATGTTCCTCTCCACCGAAGAGGCCAAGCAGGTCTACGCCGAGGGCGCCACGTGCGACAACCCCGACGCGATGAAGGGCATCGAGCTTCTGGTCGAGCTGCGCAACGCCGGCGTCTTCGTCGACGGCGTCGAGGGCTACACGGCCGACCAGGCGCAGGCCGCGTATCTCGATGGCCAGGCCGCGATCGCACCGCTCGGTTCGTGGGCCTACCCGTCCGCGTCGGAGGAGCTGGCCGCGGCGACCGTGCTCGGCGGACTCCCCGTCGCCGAGGGGGCACCGTTCGACAAGCCTCTCGCCTACCGTGGCTCGACCTCCGCCGGCTGGTGGATCAGCCCGAACGGCCAGGAGAAGATCGGCTCGGTCGAGAAGCTCATCACCTACATGTACGGCAACGATGTGCTCAAGGGCATCCTCGACGAAGGCGGCGTGATCCCGGTCGCCGACTTCGGCGGCGACACGTCCGGCGTCACCTCGCCGCTGCTCGCACAGTCGCTGACCGAGCTGCCCGAGTCCGTCGACTTCCCGGTCATGCCCGACATCTACGTGCCGGCCGATGTGTCCAACCCGATGTACCGCGCGACGTCGGTCGCGTTCACCCCCGGCACCGATGCCGCGACGATCTGCAAGACCGTCGACGACATCTACGTCGCCGCGAAGTAA
- a CDS encoding zinc-binding dehydrogenase, protein MLISQVIGPRRSEIVSAPDPIPTPSQVVIDVLACGVCTSDRTPWREHGTPDAPVRLGHETVGRISAVGDPHGRWSVGEVVTGLGGDGFATKVTLDADSILRVPAGFAAEHVIGEPLADLEEALSRTSIRPGDRVAVVGLGFMGLGLVQLAAARLPGLLVAVDPNPAARARALALGAHEAHHPDELPAAFTSATGDREQRMDVVIEAAGATSALATSSSLVRPYGTVCIVGYHHTGDAPMDMELWYKGATIVNGFSPSRPRTLRAMADGLAMIADGRFSYRPLITHTFALEDVDQAYELMETRPSDFVKGVVVFPEQD, encoded by the coding sequence ATGCTCATCAGCCAGGTCATCGGCCCCCGCCGCTCCGAGATCGTGAGTGCGCCCGATCCGATCCCGACGCCCTCACAGGTCGTGATCGACGTGCTCGCCTGCGGTGTGTGCACATCGGACCGCACGCCGTGGAGAGAGCATGGAACCCCCGATGCTCCCGTGCGGCTCGGGCACGAGACGGTCGGGCGCATCAGCGCGGTCGGCGATCCGCACGGGCGCTGGAGCGTCGGCGAGGTCGTCACCGGCCTCGGCGGAGACGGCTTCGCAACGAAGGTCACCCTCGACGCCGACTCGATCCTGCGCGTCCCCGCCGGCTTCGCGGCGGAGCATGTGATCGGCGAGCCCCTCGCCGACCTCGAAGAGGCCCTCTCGCGCACCAGCATCCGCCCTGGCGACCGCGTCGCGGTCGTGGGCCTCGGATTCATGGGTCTCGGGCTCGTGCAGCTCGCCGCGGCCCGCCTTCCCGGGCTTCTGGTGGCCGTCGATCCGAACCCCGCAGCGCGCGCACGGGCGCTCGCACTCGGTGCCCACGAGGCCCACCACCCCGACGAACTCCCCGCAGCGTTCACTTCGGCGACGGGCGACCGCGAACAGCGGATGGACGTGGTCATCGAGGCCGCGGGTGCCACCTCAGCACTGGCGACATCGTCATCGCTCGTACGCCCGTACGGCACCGTCTGCATCGTCGGGTACCACCACACCGGAGACGCCCCGATGGACATGGAGCTCTGGTACAAGGGGGCGACGATCGTGAACGGCTTCTCCCCGTCACGCCCGCGCACGTTGCGCGCGATGGCCGACGGCCTCGCGATGATCGCCGACGGCCGCTTCAGCTATCGGCCGCTCATCACCCACACGTTCGCTCTGGAAGACGTCGACCAGGCCTACGAGCTGATGGAGACCAGGCCGTCGGACTTCGTCAAGGGCGTGGTCGTGTTCCCCGAGCAGGACTGA
- a CDS encoding Gfo/Idh/MocA family protein has translation MTAVRTAAVIGAGSQGAVHAFGLSHIPNLRIVAISDVDQVAATALAARHDAQAYTDVERLFAEQRVDLLSVCAPAAAHPVIVALALAHGVTAIHCEKPMALTYGEARRLVETAAAHGATLTINHQRRFDRMHRAVRERVAGGAIGELLGAQGYCANLFDWGSHTIDLLRLHLGDPTATSVLAQIDVAARKRVYGAPTETAGVATVRFDSGIDAVITTGRDEPLHPLGHNGIVIQGASGRVDVFGGRAVIHADGELPVEILESVGEEFRIELGGVDPAVIEQTALALADLVHSAETGAAPVLAARHGLAAAEIVFAAYESSVRRGLVRLPLDVFDNALQRGLDEGLWAPATEIVSTY, from the coding sequence ATGACGGCGGTCCGCACCGCAGCCGTGATCGGCGCGGGTTCGCAGGGTGCCGTGCACGCTTTCGGCCTCTCCCATATCCCGAACCTGCGCATCGTCGCGATCAGCGACGTCGACCAGGTGGCTGCGACCGCGCTTGCCGCACGCCACGACGCGCAGGCCTACACCGACGTCGAGCGCCTGTTCGCCGAGCAGCGCGTCGATCTACTGAGTGTGTGCGCTCCCGCAGCCGCTCACCCTGTCATCGTCGCCCTCGCCCTCGCACACGGGGTGACCGCGATCCACTGCGAGAAGCCCATGGCCCTCACCTACGGCGAAGCGCGCCGGTTGGTCGAGACCGCGGCCGCCCACGGAGCCACGCTGACCATCAACCATCAGCGCCGCTTCGATCGTATGCATCGCGCCGTACGCGAGCGCGTCGCCGGCGGAGCGATCGGTGAGCTCCTCGGCGCCCAGGGCTACTGCGCCAACCTATTCGACTGGGGATCGCACACGATCGACCTGCTGCGCCTGCACCTGGGCGACCCGACCGCGACCTCCGTCTTGGCGCAGATCGACGTCGCCGCGCGCAAGCGGGTCTACGGGGCGCCCACCGAGACTGCCGGAGTCGCCACGGTGCGCTTCGACTCGGGGATCGACGCGGTCATCACGACAGGACGCGACGAGCCGCTGCATCCGCTCGGCCACAACGGGATCGTGATCCAGGGCGCCAGCGGCAGGGTCGACGTGTTCGGCGGACGCGCCGTCATCCACGCCGACGGGGAGCTCCCGGTCGAGATCCTCGAGAGCGTCGGCGAGGAGTTCAGGATCGAGCTCGGCGGGGTCGACCCTGCCGTCATCGAGCAGACAGCCCTTGCCCTCGCCGACCTCGTGCACTCCGCCGAGACCGGCGCAGCGCCGGTGCTCGCCGCCCGCCACGGCCTCGCCGCCGCAGAGATCGTCTTCGCGGCCTATGAGTCGAGCGTGCGCCGCGGGCTGGTACGCCTTCCCCTTGATGTGTTCGACAACGCGCTGCAGCGCGGACTCGACGAGGGGCTGTGGGCACCGGCGACCGAGATCGTGTCGACGTACTGA
- a CDS encoding ABC transporter permease produces MRVLLRRGLFYLITAFAAITINFFLPRMMPGDPIERMLTRFQGQLSPDAVYALRQLFGQGDDNLWTQYWEYWGNIFTGNLGVSISAYPAQVSTMILQGLPWTLSLIGICTVLSFVIGVGLGMLVGWRRGSWLDGLVPATTFISSIPYFWFGLIMVYIFAVTLHWFPLSGGYQPGLIPGWNLEFIGSVISYGMLPAITIIVSSIGGWLLGMRNMMVTTLSEDYVLLAQAKGLKTGRVMRTYAGRNAVLPSLASFAMSLGFLVGGSIVTEVVFNYPGLGYTLFQAVQQQDYPLMQGIFLVITITVLVANLVADFAYVLLDPRTRQEARR; encoded by the coding sequence ATGAGAGTGCTCCTGCGGCGAGGACTGTTCTATCTGATCACCGCGTTCGCGGCGATCACGATCAACTTCTTCCTGCCCCGGATGATGCCGGGAGACCCGATCGAACGCATGCTGACCCGATTTCAGGGACAGCTCAGCCCCGACGCGGTGTACGCGCTTCGCCAGCTGTTCGGTCAGGGCGACGACAACCTGTGGACCCAGTACTGGGAATACTGGGGCAACATCTTCACCGGCAACTTGGGGGTGTCGATCAGCGCCTACCCTGCGCAGGTGTCGACCATGATCCTGCAGGGACTGCCGTGGACGCTGTCACTCATCGGCATCTGCACCGTGCTCAGCTTCGTGATCGGCGTCGGTCTCGGCATGCTCGTCGGCTGGCGGCGCGGGTCCTGGCTCGATGGCCTCGTGCCGGCGACCACCTTCATCTCGTCGATCCCCTACTTCTGGTTCGGCCTGATCATGGTCTACATCTTCGCCGTGACGCTGCACTGGTTCCCCCTCTCCGGCGGCTATCAGCCGGGACTCATCCCCGGATGGAACCTCGAGTTCATCGGCAGCGTGATCTCCTACGGCATGCTCCCGGCGATCACGATCATCGTGTCGTCGATCGGTGGATGGCTGCTCGGCATGCGCAACATGATGGTCACCACCCTCAGCGAGGACTACGTGCTGCTCGCGCAGGCCAAGGGCCTCAAGACCGGTCGCGTCATGCGCACGTACGCGGGGCGCAACGCCGTGCTTCCCTCACTCGCCAGCTTCGCGATGTCGCTCGGCTTCCTGGTCGGCGGTTCGATCGTCACCGAGGTCGTCTTCAACTACCCGGGGCTCGGCTACACGCTCTTCCAGGCCGTGCAGCAGCAGGACTACCCGCTCATGCAGGGCATCTTCCTCGTGATCACCATCACCGTGCTCGTGGCCAACCTCGTGGCGGACTTCGCCTACGTGCTCCTCGACCCGCGCACCCGACAGGAGGCCCGCCGATGA